The Chanos chanos chromosome 6, fChaCha1.1, whole genome shotgun sequence genome includes a region encoding these proteins:
- the mustn1a gene encoding musculoskeletal embryonic nuclear protein 1a, protein MSEEGEEERMKRPEVREEELVETKGKLGQGLEVKSKTMEVMQECERQGKVAPSIFSKTRSGAETAFNKPTKK, encoded by the exons ATGTCTGAG gagggagaggaagagaggatgaagaggccggaggtgagagaggaggagctggtggagacGAAGGGTAAACTGGGACAGGGCTTGGAGGTGAAGAGTAAAACCATGGAGGTGATGCAGGAATGCG agcGCCAGGGAAAAGTGGCTCCGTCCATTTTCAGCAAGACTCGCTCCGGGGCGGAGACAGCTTTTAACAAACCGACCAagaaatga